From the genome of Triticum aestivum cultivar Chinese Spring chromosome 3B, IWGSC CS RefSeq v2.1, whole genome shotgun sequence, one region includes:
- the LOC123070953 gene encoding TNF receptor-associated factor homolog 1b isoform X2, whose product MLGDALGDDDQSVSGDSMSEWRSCDQVDNGSPSTSPPFWDTDGEDDDPGPCPSNLFGRHTWRIQNFSKEKKREMKSEPFEAGGFKWYILVYPQGCDVSNHLSLFLCVADHDKLLPGWSQFAQFTIAVGNLDPKKVKYSDTLHKFWKKEHDWGWKKFMELSKIQDGFLVNDVLEIIAQVQVIREKVDRPFRCLERPYRRELLRVYMTNIEQIYRRFVEEHRSKLSNLIEDKMRWSGFCAFWLAIDTSTRYRMSREKSDVILKIIVKHFFVEKEVTSTLVMDSLHTGLKALEHQCRGKKGRGKLMDLEELSAPMVHVDMDTFALAGDVLALLERAALEPLPCQPLSPKDDKCSQSRTKAGNSGEVKVSIEHEEKRLTEFGQKILETFVLSHIFSGIEVAYQEAVSLKRQEELIREEEEAGLLESEMKGKRNNTTEKEKRAKKKQAKQKKNNRKVKDKDREEKSDSNFAEKDQDESTIHDSEDSKQAGQVAMKVDTSEEGASDISDNLDGSAEVCQTDAGDKISQPVNGVNDVGVEMKNVHTGKNSTVEHKPLPCLSESATMNIMQGKKNNLLDSSSQKSLHRGKTPRTRVISSKNVPKDEDDLPSSTTGGSDRNTSGCGPAPKPDQETVLTTLKDRLRKLGQRLHEKENEGRKLEGHLEKKAAAEAVSSSSSSSSLDKTPNVVNRPEQPSVTSPDASMYAPPHSQPVITNGANGAIPATPKTTVSTKSGPAVAPSKVKPALNLKIDRATSVTPRSLPVDKAATLPSTLSLANKAIPVPPQSSTPWVAKAAKGIPAPPKPSAQSNKVTKAAPVPLKSPTPQVEKVAKAIPALSKSPAPQVNKVAPPNAAPRQLPSVSYSEARKSAVPKKIVGTSVPRTSTAVSRPSSAPLFQAPRSTLPPIPGAQVPPSQSRSLTASRRSSNEPSAPVPSYVPQSYRNAIIGKGSLDTTLSSSDKVTSPGQSNAISQPLSAYALGTSAMLPPVGRNGQLPGNQGFMSGQGNLDTLDSWHPWKGISDAKEHMLRDDTTYQQMTNGDARILPWSDNSYQQASNSGTEEQGRFGGIQHRQFQNEIPTNFDSHQLQGSVGEEFPHLGIINDLLEEEQSNVSMAEPPIHEYHPFGLPFSPGGNFTEADMTSSSSSGQLNLNGHYYDRLNALHRLGEGQFSTLGAYSNGMADSFSSKPWLYSYPNPMVNPGVNGFSQQMGDYTNYASGRTNEEYMYRRANGQW is encoded by the exons ATGTTAGGTGATGCGTTGGGGGATGATGATCAGAGTGTGTCCGGTGATTCCATGTCTGAATGGCGGTCCTGTGACCAGGTCGACAATGGGAGCCCGTCGACGTCCCCTCCCTTCTGGGACACTGATGGCGAAGATGATGATCCTG GGCCCTGTCCTTCAAATTTATTCGGGCGACATACTTGGAGAATTCAGAACTTCtcaaaggagaagaagagagaaATGAAAAGTGAACCATTTGAAGCTGGTGGTTTTAAGTG GTACATTCTAGTTTACCCTCAAGGGTGTGATGTCTCCAATCACTTGTCATTGTTTCTATGTGTTGCTGATCATGACAAACTCCTTCCAG GATGGAGCCAGTTTGCACAGTTCACCATAGCTGTTGGCAATCTCGACCCTAAGAAAGTTAAATATTCTG ACACCTTGCACAAATTCTGGAAGAAGGAGCATGATTGGGGATGGAAGAAGTTCATGGAGTTGTCAAAGATCCAAGATGGTTTTCTTGTTAATGATGTTCTCGAAATCATAGCCCAAGTTCAAGTTATTAG GGAGAAAGTGGACCGCCCATTTCGTTGCCTTGAGCGTCCTTATCGACGAGAATTACTCCGTGTCTATATGACAAATATAGAGCAAATTTACCGTCGCTTTGTTGAAGAACACAGAAGTAAACTTAGCAATCTCATTGAGGACAAAATGAGATGGTCCGG TTTTTGTGCTTTCTGGCTTGCAATTGACACAAGCACAAGATATCGCATGTCCAGAGAGAAGAGTGACGTCATATTGAAAATAATTGTGAAGCATTTCTTCGTAGAGAAAGAAGTCACTTCAACACTAGTTATGGACTCCCTGCATACGGGGCTGAAGGCACTTGAGCACCAGTGCAGGGGAAAGAAAGGTAGAGGAAAATTAATGGACTTGGAGGAGTTATCTGCGCCTATGGTCCATGTTGACATGGACACATTTGCTTTAGCTGGTGATGTCCTAGCTTTGCTTGAGAGGGCAGCTTTAGAACCCTTGCCTTGTCAACCTCTATCTCCAAAGGATGACAAATGTTCCCAGAGCCGCACTAAG GCTGGTAATTCTGGCGAAGTTAAAGTTTCAATTGAGCATGAAGAAAAGCGCCTAACTGAGTTTGGTCAGAAGATACTTGAAACATTTGTTCTGTCTCATATATTTAG TGGGATTGAGGTCGCTTATCAAGAAGCTGTCTCTTTGAAGAGGCAAGAAGAGCTTATTCGTGAAGAGGAAGAAGCTGGGCTCCTTGAAAGTGAGATGAAGGGGAAGCGCAACAATACCACTGAAAAGGAGAAGCGTGCAAAGAAAAAACAG gccaaacaaaaaaagaacAATCGGAAGGTTAAAGACAAGGATAGAGAGGAAAAATCTGATTCAAATTTTGCAGAGAAGGATCAAGATGAAAGCACAATTCATGATAGTGAGGATTCTAAGCAGGCAGGACAAGTAGCCATGAAAGTTGATACCTCCGAAGAAGGTGCTTCAGACATCTCAGACAATTTAGATGGGTCAGCTGAGGTATGTCAAACTGATGCAGGTGACAAAATTTCACAACCTGTGAATGGGGTGAATGATGTTGGTGTTGAGATGAAAAATGTGCATACTGGGAAGAACTCTACCGTGGAGCACAAGCCACTGCCGTGTTTATCAGAATCTGCTACTATGAACATTATGCAAGGCAAAAAAAATAACTTGCTAGACAGTTCTAGTCAGAAATCACTTCATAG AGGGAAAACTCCACGGACGAGGGTCATAAGCAGCAAGAACGTTCCCAAAGATGAGGATGATCTCCCCTCTAGCACTACTGGTGGTTCAGACCGCAATACATCTGGCTGTGGACCAGCACCAAAGCCTGACCAGGAGACTGTTCTAACCACCTTAAAAGATAGGCTTCGGAAGCTTGGGCAACGCCTACATGAG AAGGAAAATGAGGGCAGGAAACTAGAGGGACATTTGGAAAAGAAAGCAGCAGCTGAGGCagtgtcctcatcatcctcatccAGTTCTTTGGATAAGACTCCTAATGTTGTGAACAGACCAGAGCAACCTTCCGTGACTAGTCCTGATGCAAGTATGTATGCACCACCTCATTCTCAACCTGTAATCACCAATGGTGCTAACGGAGCCATTCCAGCAACGCCCAAAACCACCGTAAGCACAAAATCTGGACCTGCTGTTGCTCCAAGTAAGGTCAAACCAGCTTTGAATCTGAAAATAGATAGAGCTACTTCAGTCACCCCAAGATCGCTGCCAGTTGATAAAGCTGCTACACTTCCTTCAACCTTGTCGCTAGCAAACAAAGCTATTCCAGTTCCCCCCCAATCGTCTACACCATGGGTTGCTAAGGCCGCAAAAGGTATTCCAGCCCCCCCAAAACCATCTGCACAGTCTAATAAGGTTACTAAAGCTGCTCCAGTTCCCCTGAAGTCACCTACACCACAGGTTGAAAAAGTTGCTAAAGCTATTCCAGCTCTGTCAAAATCACCTGCACCTCAGGTTAATAAGGTCGCGCCACCTAATGCAGCACCACGACAGTTGCCTTCGGTGTCTTATTCAGAAGCTCGAAAAAGTGCAGTTCCCAAAAAGATTGTTGGCACTTCTGTTCCGCGAACTTCTACTGCAGTATCAAGGCCTTCAAGTGCTCCTCTGTTCCAGGCACCAAGGTCAACTTTGCCACCCATACCCGGAGCTCAAGTTCCCCCATCACAGTCACGTTCGTTGACTGCATCTAGACGATCCAGCAACGAGCCCTCTGCTCCTGTGCCAAGTTACGTACCGCAGTCCTACCGAAATGCCATCATCGGTAAGGGTAGTCTTGATACTACCTTGTCAAGTTCTGATAAGGTAACCTCTCCAGGCCAAAGCAATGCGATTTCGCAGCCACTATCAGCATATGCATTGGGAACATCTGCCATGTTGCCTCCTGTTGGAAGGAATGGCCAGTTACCCGGTAATCAAGGATTCATGTCTGGGCAGGGCAATTTGGATACCCTTGATAGCTGGCACCCATGGAAAGGTATCAGTGATGCTAAAGAACACATGCTGAGGGATGATACTACATACCAACAGATGACCAATGGTGATGCGCGCATACTCCCATGGAGTGACAATTCTTATCAGCAAGCAAGCAACAGTGGAACAGAAGAACAAGGCAGATTTGGGGGAATTCAACATAGGCAGTTCCAGAATGAGATTCCTACAAATTTTGACTCACACCAGCTGCAGGGTTCAGTGGGGGAGGAATTCCCGCATCTTGGCATCATCAATGACTTACTTGAGGAGGAACAAAGCAATGTGAGCATGGCAGAGCCTCCTATCCATGAATACCATCCATTCGGCTTGCCATTTTCTCCGGGAGGCAACTTCACAGAGGCTGACATGACTT
- the LOC123070953 gene encoding TNF receptor-associated factor homolog 1b isoform X1 translates to MAGAPGPRGTGVRRVPLRRVAQSTSSSSCPCCCDNSHWGRKDKKVVAKLKLDLFVKSLKSGAMLGDALGDDDQSVSGDSMSEWRSCDQVDNGSPSTSPPFWDTDGEDDDPGPCPSNLFGRHTWRIQNFSKEKKREMKSEPFEAGGFKWYILVYPQGCDVSNHLSLFLCVADHDKLLPGWSQFAQFTIAVGNLDPKKVKYSDTLHKFWKKEHDWGWKKFMELSKIQDGFLVNDVLEIIAQVQVIREKVDRPFRCLERPYRRELLRVYMTNIEQIYRRFVEEHRSKLSNLIEDKMRWSGFCAFWLAIDTSTRYRMSREKSDVILKIIVKHFFVEKEVTSTLVMDSLHTGLKALEHQCRGKKGRGKLMDLEELSAPMVHVDMDTFALAGDVLALLERAALEPLPCQPLSPKDDKCSQSRTKAGNSGEVKVSIEHEEKRLTEFGQKILETFVLSHIFSGIEVAYQEAVSLKRQEELIREEEEAGLLESEMKGKRNNTTEKEKRAKKKQAKQKKNNRKVKDKDREEKSDSNFAEKDQDESTIHDSEDSKQAGQVAMKVDTSEEGASDISDNLDGSAEVCQTDAGDKISQPVNGVNDVGVEMKNVHTGKNSTVEHKPLPCLSESATMNIMQGKKNNLLDSSSQKSLHRGKTPRTRVISSKNVPKDEDDLPSSTTGGSDRNTSGCGPAPKPDQETVLTTLKDRLRKLGQRLHEKENEGRKLEGHLEKKAAAEAVSSSSSSSSLDKTPNVVNRPEQPSVTSPDASMYAPPHSQPVITNGANGAIPATPKTTVSTKSGPAVAPSKVKPALNLKIDRATSVTPRSLPVDKAATLPSTLSLANKAIPVPPQSSTPWVAKAAKGIPAPPKPSAQSNKVTKAAPVPLKSPTPQVEKVAKAIPALSKSPAPQVNKVAPPNAAPRQLPSVSYSEARKSAVPKKIVGTSVPRTSTAVSRPSSAPLFQAPRSTLPPIPGAQVPPSQSRSLTASRRSSNEPSAPVPSYVPQSYRNAIIGKGSLDTTLSSSDKVTSPGQSNAISQPLSAYALGTSAMLPPVGRNGQLPGNQGFMSGQGNLDTLDSWHPWKGISDAKEHMLRDDTTYQQMTNGDARILPWSDNSYQQASNSGTEEQGRFGGIQHRQFQNEIPTNFDSHQLQGSVGEEFPHLGIINDLLEEEQSNVSMAEPPIHEYHPFGLPFSPGGNFTEADMTSSSSSGQLNLNGHYYDRLNALHRLGEGQFSTLGAYSNGMADSFSSKPWLYSYPNPMVNPGVNGFSQQMGDYTNYASGRTNEEYMYRRANGQW, encoded by the exons ATGGCCGGGGCCCCTGGACCACGCGGCACTGGCGTCCGCCGCGTACCATTGAGGCGCGTCGCGCAGTCAACTtcaagttcttcttgcccttgttgCTGCGACAATTCTCACTGGGGGAGGAAGGACAAAAAAG TTGTAGCGAAGCTGAAGCTCGACCTCTTTGTCAAATCCTTGAAGTCTGGAGCCATGTTAGGTGATGCGTTGGGGGATGATGATCAGAGTGTGTCCGGTGATTCCATGTCTGAATGGCGGTCCTGTGACCAGGTCGACAATGGGAGCCCGTCGACGTCCCCTCCCTTCTGGGACACTGATGGCGAAGATGATGATCCTG GGCCCTGTCCTTCAAATTTATTCGGGCGACATACTTGGAGAATTCAGAACTTCtcaaaggagaagaagagagaaATGAAAAGTGAACCATTTGAAGCTGGTGGTTTTAAGTG GTACATTCTAGTTTACCCTCAAGGGTGTGATGTCTCCAATCACTTGTCATTGTTTCTATGTGTTGCTGATCATGACAAACTCCTTCCAG GATGGAGCCAGTTTGCACAGTTCACCATAGCTGTTGGCAATCTCGACCCTAAGAAAGTTAAATATTCTG ACACCTTGCACAAATTCTGGAAGAAGGAGCATGATTGGGGATGGAAGAAGTTCATGGAGTTGTCAAAGATCCAAGATGGTTTTCTTGTTAATGATGTTCTCGAAATCATAGCCCAAGTTCAAGTTATTAG GGAGAAAGTGGACCGCCCATTTCGTTGCCTTGAGCGTCCTTATCGACGAGAATTACTCCGTGTCTATATGACAAATATAGAGCAAATTTACCGTCGCTTTGTTGAAGAACACAGAAGTAAACTTAGCAATCTCATTGAGGACAAAATGAGATGGTCCGG TTTTTGTGCTTTCTGGCTTGCAATTGACACAAGCACAAGATATCGCATGTCCAGAGAGAAGAGTGACGTCATATTGAAAATAATTGTGAAGCATTTCTTCGTAGAGAAAGAAGTCACTTCAACACTAGTTATGGACTCCCTGCATACGGGGCTGAAGGCACTTGAGCACCAGTGCAGGGGAAAGAAAGGTAGAGGAAAATTAATGGACTTGGAGGAGTTATCTGCGCCTATGGTCCATGTTGACATGGACACATTTGCTTTAGCTGGTGATGTCCTAGCTTTGCTTGAGAGGGCAGCTTTAGAACCCTTGCCTTGTCAACCTCTATCTCCAAAGGATGACAAATGTTCCCAGAGCCGCACTAAG GCTGGTAATTCTGGCGAAGTTAAAGTTTCAATTGAGCATGAAGAAAAGCGCCTAACTGAGTTTGGTCAGAAGATACTTGAAACATTTGTTCTGTCTCATATATTTAG TGGGATTGAGGTCGCTTATCAAGAAGCTGTCTCTTTGAAGAGGCAAGAAGAGCTTATTCGTGAAGAGGAAGAAGCTGGGCTCCTTGAAAGTGAGATGAAGGGGAAGCGCAACAATACCACTGAAAAGGAGAAGCGTGCAAAGAAAAAACAG gccaaacaaaaaaagaacAATCGGAAGGTTAAAGACAAGGATAGAGAGGAAAAATCTGATTCAAATTTTGCAGAGAAGGATCAAGATGAAAGCACAATTCATGATAGTGAGGATTCTAAGCAGGCAGGACAAGTAGCCATGAAAGTTGATACCTCCGAAGAAGGTGCTTCAGACATCTCAGACAATTTAGATGGGTCAGCTGAGGTATGTCAAACTGATGCAGGTGACAAAATTTCACAACCTGTGAATGGGGTGAATGATGTTGGTGTTGAGATGAAAAATGTGCATACTGGGAAGAACTCTACCGTGGAGCACAAGCCACTGCCGTGTTTATCAGAATCTGCTACTATGAACATTATGCAAGGCAAAAAAAATAACTTGCTAGACAGTTCTAGTCAGAAATCACTTCATAG AGGGAAAACTCCACGGACGAGGGTCATAAGCAGCAAGAACGTTCCCAAAGATGAGGATGATCTCCCCTCTAGCACTACTGGTGGTTCAGACCGCAATACATCTGGCTGTGGACCAGCACCAAAGCCTGACCAGGAGACTGTTCTAACCACCTTAAAAGATAGGCTTCGGAAGCTTGGGCAACGCCTACATGAG AAGGAAAATGAGGGCAGGAAACTAGAGGGACATTTGGAAAAGAAAGCAGCAGCTGAGGCagtgtcctcatcatcctcatccAGTTCTTTGGATAAGACTCCTAATGTTGTGAACAGACCAGAGCAACCTTCCGTGACTAGTCCTGATGCAAGTATGTATGCACCACCTCATTCTCAACCTGTAATCACCAATGGTGCTAACGGAGCCATTCCAGCAACGCCCAAAACCACCGTAAGCACAAAATCTGGACCTGCTGTTGCTCCAAGTAAGGTCAAACCAGCTTTGAATCTGAAAATAGATAGAGCTACTTCAGTCACCCCAAGATCGCTGCCAGTTGATAAAGCTGCTACACTTCCTTCAACCTTGTCGCTAGCAAACAAAGCTATTCCAGTTCCCCCCCAATCGTCTACACCATGGGTTGCTAAGGCCGCAAAAGGTATTCCAGCCCCCCCAAAACCATCTGCACAGTCTAATAAGGTTACTAAAGCTGCTCCAGTTCCCCTGAAGTCACCTACACCACAGGTTGAAAAAGTTGCTAAAGCTATTCCAGCTCTGTCAAAATCACCTGCACCTCAGGTTAATAAGGTCGCGCCACCTAATGCAGCACCACGACAGTTGCCTTCGGTGTCTTATTCAGAAGCTCGAAAAAGTGCAGTTCCCAAAAAGATTGTTGGCACTTCTGTTCCGCGAACTTCTACTGCAGTATCAAGGCCTTCAAGTGCTCCTCTGTTCCAGGCACCAAGGTCAACTTTGCCACCCATACCCGGAGCTCAAGTTCCCCCATCACAGTCACGTTCGTTGACTGCATCTAGACGATCCAGCAACGAGCCCTCTGCTCCTGTGCCAAGTTACGTACCGCAGTCCTACCGAAATGCCATCATCGGTAAGGGTAGTCTTGATACTACCTTGTCAAGTTCTGATAAGGTAACCTCTCCAGGCCAAAGCAATGCGATTTCGCAGCCACTATCAGCATATGCATTGGGAACATCTGCCATGTTGCCTCCTGTTGGAAGGAATGGCCAGTTACCCGGTAATCAAGGATTCATGTCTGGGCAGGGCAATTTGGATACCCTTGATAGCTGGCACCCATGGAAAGGTATCAGTGATGCTAAAGAACACATGCTGAGGGATGATACTACATACCAACAGATGACCAATGGTGATGCGCGCATACTCCCATGGAGTGACAATTCTTATCAGCAAGCAAGCAACAGTGGAACAGAAGAACAAGGCAGATTTGGGGGAATTCAACATAGGCAGTTCCAGAATGAGATTCCTACAAATTTTGACTCACACCAGCTGCAGGGTTCAGTGGGGGAGGAATTCCCGCATCTTGGCATCATCAATGACTTACTTGAGGAGGAACAAAGCAATGTGAGCATGGCAGAGCCTCCTATCCATGAATACCATCCATTCGGCTTGCCATTTTCTCCGGGAGGCAACTTCACAGAGGCTGACATGACTT